The Niallia alba genome includes a window with the following:
- a CDS encoding PDZ domain-containing protein, which yields MWQDWLLELLKGFGKLFLHPVFYLSFLFAAFLGVNRVKKERRNFTVRAQNAYFELKQMVPLGLIVGLCISILSIGLVLVVPMEFIIYTGIFTVVLALIGKTRILSPVYTAGLGIIVSSVSIFLGWDYFLFSQSNLQSSEYIFPTAIILLGFLIISEGIFVRGNGVKGTSPRLRKSKRGQVIGVHLLERAWILPVFLFVPSGILSIPLEWWPMLTVGNQTYSLILVPFLIGSKMQVQGEHPFWALRNVGRNIIILGSIVIVGGAASYFFPLASIGLVLVAIIGREWITIKQRNKEKNQSFYFSRKNNGVVILGIVPDSPADKMGLRIGEMISKVNSIPVQDKNQLYIALQKNSAHCKLEVFDNDGEIRFVQRALFEGDHHELGLLLIPDEKVHGNEAV from the coding sequence ATGTGGCAAGATTGGTTGCTCGAACTTTTAAAAGGATTTGGTAAATTATTTTTGCATCCTGTATTTTATTTATCGTTTTTATTTGCCGCTTTTTTAGGGGTTAATAGAGTAAAAAAAGAAAGAAGAAATTTTACGGTAAGAGCACAGAATGCTTATTTTGAATTAAAGCAAATGGTACCACTCGGGCTGATCGTAGGATTGTGTATATCCATTCTTTCTATCGGCCTTGTCTTAGTAGTTCCTATGGAATTTATAATTTATACAGGGATCTTTACGGTTGTATTAGCGCTCATTGGGAAAACAAGAATATTATCACCTGTATACACAGCTGGATTAGGAATAATAGTAAGTAGTGTTTCGATTTTCCTTGGATGGGATTATTTCTTGTTTTCTCAAAGTAATCTTCAGTCCTCTGAATATATTTTTCCAACAGCTATCATTTTATTAGGCTTCTTGATTATTTCCGAGGGAATATTTGTTCGTGGAAATGGTGTTAAAGGAACTTCACCGAGATTAAGGAAGAGTAAACGAGGTCAAGTTATCGGCGTGCATCTTTTAGAAAGAGCATGGATATTGCCAGTGTTTTTATTTGTTCCTTCTGGGATCTTATCAATTCCATTGGAATGGTGGCCAATGCTTACTGTTGGAAACCAAACATACTCTCTCATCCTAGTTCCTTTCTTGATCGGATCCAAAATGCAAGTTCAAGGAGAACACCCATTTTGGGCACTAAGAAATGTAGGACGAAATATTATTATTCTTGGTTCTATTGTAATAGTAGGAGGAGCTGCATCTTATTTCTTTCCACTTGCTTCTATTGGTTTAGTGCTAGTAGCAATTATAGGTCGTGAATGGATTACAATTAAGCAGAGAAATAAAGAAAAAAATCAGTCCTTCTATTTTTCTAGAAAAAACAATGGGGTAGTAATATTAGGAATTGTTCCAGATTCTCCTGCAGACAAAATGGGGTTGAGAATTGGAGAGATGATTTCTAAAGTAAATAGCATCCCAGTCCAAGATAAAAATCAATTATATATAGCTTTACAGAAAAATTCAGCCCATTGTAAGCTTGAGGTCTTTGATAATGATGGTGAAATTCGTTTTGTGCAAAGGGCTTTATTTGAAGGAGATCATCATGAATTAGGCTTACTGCTGATTCCGGATGAGAAAGTTCATGGGAATGAAGCGGTGTAA
- the tkt gene encoding transketolase has product MSNTVVTNVEKLAVNTIRTLSIDAIEKSNSGHPGMPMGAAPMAYALWAKEMNHNPANPNWFNRDRFVLSAGHGSMLLYSLLHLFNYGVTIDDLKNFRQWESKTPGHPEFGHTPGVEATTGPLGQGIAMAVGMAMAERHLAETYNKDNFPVVDHYTYSICGDGDLMEGVSAEAASLAGHLKLGRLVVLYDSNDISLDGDLHLSFSESVQKRFEAYGWEVIRVEDGNDVEEIHKAITKAKQSDIPTLIEVKTVIGYGSPNKGGKSASHGAPLGASETALAKQAYGWQYEEAFHIPTEVSKHYAELANEGEEKEQAWNELYEGYKTAYPELATQLEGAIKGELPVDLQEKLPEFNAGDSIATRDSSGKTIQAAAKEIPFLFGGSADLAGSNKTLMTAEKNFAIDGYAGRNIWFGVREFAMGAALNGLALHGGVKVFGATFFVFSDYLRPAMRLAALMKLPVTYVFTHDSIAVGEDGPTHEPIEQLASLRAMPGLSIIRPADAKETAAAWQLALESTNTPTALVLTRQNLPTLSLTKAEAYEGVKKGAYTVSAAKEEAQALILATGSEVSLAIKAQAALAEEGISVNVVSMPSWDRFAEQTETYKESVLPESIQARVAIEAGASLGWREYIGAKGEHITIDHFGASAPADKLFQEYGFTVENVVVKVKASIAKTN; this is encoded by the coding sequence ATGAGTAACACAGTTGTGACAAATGTAGAAAAACTAGCAGTTAATACGATTCGTACTTTATCGATTGATGCCATTGAAAAATCAAATTCTGGTCACCCAGGAATGCCGATGGGGGCAGCTCCAATGGCTTATGCATTATGGGCAAAAGAAATGAATCATAATCCAGCTAATCCAAATTGGTTCAACCGTGACCGTTTTGTTTTATCAGCAGGACATGGTTCTATGCTTCTTTATAGCTTGTTACATCTATTTAATTATGGTGTTACTATTGATGACTTAAAGAACTTCCGTCAATGGGAAAGCAAAACTCCAGGCCATCCAGAATTCGGACATACACCAGGTGTTGAAGCAACTACTGGTCCATTAGGACAAGGTATTGCAATGGCAGTGGGGATGGCAATGGCGGAAAGGCATTTGGCAGAAACATATAATAAAGACAATTTTCCAGTAGTAGATCACTATACGTATAGCATTTGCGGGGACGGTGATTTAATGGAGGGCGTTTCTGCTGAAGCTGCATCCCTTGCTGGTCACTTAAAGTTAGGTAGATTAGTAGTATTATATGATTCCAATGATATTTCCCTAGATGGTGATTTGCATCTATCATTCTCTGAAAGTGTTCAAAAACGTTTTGAAGCTTATGGTTGGGAAGTAATTCGAGTGGAAGATGGAAATGATGTAGAGGAAATTCATAAAGCCATCACAAAAGCAAAACAATCAGATATTCCTACATTAATCGAAGTGAAAACAGTTATTGGTTATGGTTCACCAAACAAAGGTGGAAAATCTGCCTCACATGGTGCGCCGTTAGGAGCTTCTGAAACAGCGTTGGCAAAGCAAGCATATGGTTGGCAATATGAAGAAGCATTCCATATTCCAACAGAAGTTTCGAAGCATTATGCGGAATTGGCTAATGAAGGCGAAGAAAAAGAACAAGCTTGGAATGAGTTATATGAAGGATATAAAACGGCATATCCAGAATTAGCAACCCAATTAGAAGGTGCGATTAAAGGAGAGCTACCCGTTGATTTACAAGAAAAGCTACCTGAATTTAATGCTGGAGATTCTATCGCTACAAGAGACTCTTCAGGAAAAACAATTCAAGCAGCTGCGAAAGAAATCCCATTCTTATTTGGTGGATCTGCAGACCTTGCTGGTTCGAATAAAACATTAATGACTGCTGAGAAAAACTTTGCGATTGATGGCTATGCTGGCAGAAATATTTGGTTTGGTGTGCGTGAATTTGCAATGGGAGCAGCTTTAAACGGATTAGCATTGCATGGTGGAGTGAAAGTATTTGGAGCAACTTTCTTCGTATTCTCTGATTATTTACGTCCAGCCATGCGTCTAGCAGCATTAATGAAATTGCCGGTAACATATGTATTTACACATGATAGTATTGCTGTTGGAGAAGATGGTCCAACTCATGAGCCAATTGAACAATTAGCTTCACTTCGCGCTATGCCGGGACTATCGATTATTCGTCCGGCAGATGCCAAAGAAACAGCAGCAGCATGGCAACTTGCATTAGAAAGTACAAATACACCGACAGCGTTAGTATTAACACGACAAAACTTGCCAACATTATCGTTAACGAAAGCAGAAGCATATGAAGGGGTAAAAAAAGGAGCGTATACCGTTTCCGCTGCAAAAGAAGAAGCACAAGCATTAATCTTAGCAACTGGTTCAGAAGTGTCTCTTGCTATTAAAGCACAAGCAGCGTTAGCAGAAGAAGGAATTTCAGTAAATGTGGTAAGTATGCCAAGCTGGGATCGTTTTGCAGAACAGACGGAAACATACAAAGAAAGCGTCTTGCCAGAAAGTATTCAGGCTCGTGTTGCGATTGAAGCTGGTGCATCATTAGGTTGGAGAGAATATATCGGCGCAAAAGGAGAACACATTACCATTGATCATTTTGGTGCATCAGCACCAGCAGATAAACTCTTCCAAGAGTATGGATTTACCGTAGAAAATGTAGTTGTGAAAGTAAAAGCTTCAATTGCTAAAACGAATTAA
- a CDS encoding 6-phosphofructokinase: MKVGIIIAGVLPAGVKQIIHKMFNELAPCHQLFGIEVKKETGAADYLEFIVNNDSPYLSESVLKPSTLSVNVRWEEICAPMDSIIFIGDAQAKEQWQKSLVRSGKIHSLYVPVSIYNDIEGSDWSLGYDTAINSITQMILKVKDTIHSLKYEKPRLFGFSIKGSPSPSINMLEDISMAVDGHFIANPFEREEGELLSNKIDGSFNHVHTSSVLVYSHTNRERVKEHLINHLNVDWKYTEIDEALCMGTNPTTIDRILANEIAETIVLWLNNHHPTGEIMVKKDGVLYQNKKYEGMII, from the coding sequence GTGAAAGTAGGCATCATTATTGCGGGGGTACTACCTGCAGGAGTTAAACAAATTATTCACAAAATGTTTAATGAATTGGCTCCATGCCATCAATTGTTTGGGATTGAAGTAAAGAAAGAAACAGGAGCAGCAGACTATCTTGAATTTATTGTAAATAATGATTCTCCCTATCTTAGTGAGTCAGTGCTGAAGCCTTCAACATTATCAGTTAACGTGAGGTGGGAAGAAATTTGTGCCCCAATGGATAGTATTATTTTTATTGGTGATGCTCAGGCAAAAGAACAATGGCAGAAATCATTAGTAAGAAGCGGAAAAATCCATTCGTTATATGTTCCTGTTTCTATATATAACGATATCGAAGGTTCTGATTGGTCTTTAGGCTATGACACGGCTATTAATAGTATTACGCAAATGATTCTAAAAGTGAAAGACACGATTCACTCCTTAAAATATGAGAAACCAAGATTATTTGGCTTTTCAATTAAAGGATCACCATCACCATCGATTAATATGCTTGAAGATATCTCGATGGCAGTAGATGGACATTTTATAGCAAATCCATTTGAACGAGAAGAAGGGGAGCTTTTATCCAATAAAATTGATGGTAGTTTTAACCATGTTCATACGTCCTCTGTATTAGTATACAGTCATACAAACAGAGAAAGAGTGAAAGAGCATTTAATTAATCATTTGAATGTGGATTGGAAATACACAGAAATTGATGAAGCACTTTGTATGGGAACAAATCCAACAACGATTGACCGAATATTAGCAAATGAAATAGCAGAAACGATTGTATTGTGGTTAAACAATCATCATCCTACAGGAGAAATAATGGTGAAAAAAGATGGCGTTCTTTACCAAAATAAAAAATATGAAGGAATGATAATATGA
- the rpiB gene encoding ribose 5-phosphate isomerase B has translation MKLAIACDHGGFSLKEAVKKYLLEQEIEVEDFGCHSRESVDFPDYARKVGESIMAGKNELGILCCGTGIGMSIAANKIKGIRAAVVGDVFSAKATREHNNSNVLCLGERVTGEGLAVLIVETWLQAEFLGGRHEKRVGAIGELEKHLC, from the coding sequence ATGAAGTTAGCCATTGCATGTGATCATGGTGGATTTTCATTAAAAGAAGCAGTAAAAAAATATTTATTGGAGCAAGAAATAGAAGTGGAGGATTTTGGCTGTCATAGTAGAGAAAGTGTTGATTTTCCAGACTACGCAAGAAAAGTAGGAGAATCCATTATGGCAGGTAAAAATGAATTAGGAATTCTTTGTTGTGGGACTGGTATTGGAATGAGTATTGCAGCAAATAAAATAAAGGGAATCCGTGCCGCTGTAGTCGGTGATGTATTCTCAGCAAAGGCTACAAGAGAACATAATAATAGTAATGTCCTTTGTTTAGGAGAGAGAGTTACAGGAGAAGGATTAGCAGTATTAATAGTAGAAACATGGCTCCAAGCGGAATTTTTAGGTGGCAGACATGAAAAAAGAGTTGGAGCTATTGGCGAATTAGAGAAACATCTTTGTTGA
- a CDS encoding zinc-binding dehydrogenase, whose amino-acid sequence MKAVTKLKSGYDEMELVDIDEPSAYDDKVKIKVAYTGICGSDIHTFKGEYNSKNTPVVLGHEFSGVVVEVGKDVSTVKVGDRVTSETTFTTCGECIYCQEKDYNLCPNRTGLGTQVNGSMAEYVIAREESVHVLNENVSLEAAALTEPLACCVHAALEKTTIEENDTVLVFGPGPIGLLLSQVVKAQGAFVILAGITKDRKRLDLAKELGIDVVVDLLQEDLSEIVNQHTNGYGADKVFDCSGAVPAVNQGLALTKKKGTFVQVGLFANKTNEIDQESIIQREINYIGCRSQKPSSWDIALKLLEDGKIDTDKMITKVVSLEEWRNGFEKVMAGDEIKVLIES is encoded by the coding sequence ATGAAAGCTGTAACAAAATTAAAATCTGGCTATGATGAAATGGAGCTAGTCGATATTGATGAGCCCTCTGCTTATGATGATAAAGTAAAAATAAAAGTTGCTTATACAGGTATTTGTGGTTCGGATATCCATACTTTTAAAGGTGAATACAATAGCAAAAATACTCCTGTAGTATTGGGTCATGAATTTTCTGGTGTAGTAGTAGAAGTTGGTAAAGATGTCTCCACAGTAAAAGTCGGTGACCGAGTAACAAGTGAAACAACCTTTACAACTTGTGGAGAATGCATTTATTGCCAAGAAAAAGACTATAACCTATGTCCAAACCGAACAGGTCTTGGTACACAAGTAAATGGTAGTATGGCAGAGTATGTGATTGCTAGAGAAGAAAGTGTACATGTATTAAATGAGAATGTTAGCCTAGAAGCAGCAGCACTGACAGAGCCATTAGCTTGTTGTGTCCATGCAGCATTAGAAAAAACAACAATTGAAGAAAACGATACTGTATTAGTATTCGGTCCTGGTCCAATTGGATTGTTATTAAGCCAAGTAGTAAAAGCACAAGGTGCCTTCGTTATTTTGGCTGGAATCACAAAAGATAGAAAAAGATTAGATCTTGCAAAAGAGTTGGGCATAGATGTTGTGGTTGATCTTTTACAAGAAGATTTGAGCGAAATTGTTAATCAACATACCAATGGTTATGGCGCGGATAAAGTGTTTGATTGCTCTGGTGCTGTTCCAGCCGTAAACCAAGGTCTTGCATTAACGAAGAAAAAAGGTACTTTCGTCCAAGTAGGACTATTTGCGAATAAAACAAATGAGATTGATCAAGAATCTATCATTCAACGAGAAATTAACTATATCGGATGTCGTTCTCAAAAACCTAGCTCTTGGGATATTGCTTTGAAATTACTTGAGGATGGAAAAATTGATACCGATAAAATGATTACAAAAGTCGTATCACTTGAAGAATGGCGCAATGGTTTTGAAAAAGTAATGGCTGGTGACGAAATAAAAGTTTTAATTGAATCATAA
- a CDS encoding PTS galactitol transporter subunit IIC: MGQLLDGVQYVLSLGPTVILPIAILIIGLIFRTGFKKAFRSGLTIGIGFVGINLVIGVLTGSLGPAAQAMVERFGLNLHVIDAGWPAAAAGAWASPVAAILLPICLGVNLLMIFLKLTKTLNVDIWNYWHFIAAGATGYILTNSWIFAILCAVVYEVIVLIIADKTQPMVEKFYGLPGITFPTASTASFAPLGILIGLLIEKIPGLQKIKADPDVIQKRMGIFGEPMMMGFILGIVIGILAGYNVGDVFQVGISMGAVMLLLPRMVKILMEGLLPISEAAREYLRKRYAGRELYIGLDAALAVGHPAVMATALILVPITLFLAVVLPGNQVLPFGDLATIPFLVAFIVGSRKGNIIHSVIVGTIMIALSLYMATDFAPVFTQMLAGGSFEMPGGATQVSNLDTGGNLLNWLVLKVSQLFQGVI, translated from the coding sequence ATGGGTCAACTTTTAGATGGAGTACAGTACGTCCTAAGTTTAGGACCAACCGTTATCTTGCCAATTGCCATACTTATTATTGGACTTATTTTTCGTACAGGATTCAAAAAGGCATTTCGTTCAGGTTTAACAATTGGAATTGGTTTTGTCGGCATTAACTTAGTTATTGGAGTTCTAACAGGCAGCTTAGGGCCAGCTGCACAAGCAATGGTTGAAAGATTTGGCTTGAATTTACACGTAATTGATGCTGGTTGGCCAGCGGCGGCAGCAGGTGCTTGGGCATCACCAGTTGCAGCAATTCTTTTACCGATTTGTTTGGGCGTAAACTTATTAATGATTTTCTTAAAATTAACAAAAACATTAAATGTAGATATTTGGAATTACTGGCATTTTATCGCCGCTGGTGCAACTGGTTATATTTTAACAAATAGCTGGATATTTGCAATCCTTTGTGCGGTAGTTTATGAAGTAATTGTATTAATTATTGCAGATAAAACACAGCCAATGGTTGAAAAATTTTACGGTTTACCAGGTATTACATTTCCAACAGCTTCAACAGCATCATTTGCACCACTTGGTATTTTAATAGGTTTATTGATTGAAAAAATCCCAGGACTTCAAAAGATAAAAGCAGATCCGGATGTTATTCAAAAAAGAATGGGTATTTTCGGAGAGCCTATGATGATGGGCTTTATCTTAGGAATTGTCATTGGTATTTTAGCTGGTTACAACGTAGGCGACGTATTCCAAGTTGGTATTTCAATGGGTGCCGTTATGCTATTATTACCGCGTATGGTTAAGATCTTAATGGAAGGTTTATTACCAATTTCTGAAGCTGCACGTGAGTATTTAAGAAAACGTTATGCTGGCAGAGAATTATATATTGGTCTAGATGCAGCATTAGCTGTAGGACATCCAGCAGTTATGGCAACTGCACTTATTTTAGTACCAATTACATTGTTCTTAGCAGTAGTTCTTCCAGGTAACCAAGTGCTACCTTTTGGAGACTTAGCAACCATTCCATTTTTAGTAGCATTCATTGTTGGTTCTAGAAAAGGAAATATCATCCACTCCGTTATTGTGGGTACAATTATGATAGCGCTTTCCCTATATATGGCAACAGATTTTGCACCAGTATTTACTCAAATGCTTGCAGGTGGATCATTTGAAATGCCGGGCGGAGCTACTCAAGTATCCAATTTAGACACTGGAGGAAACTTGCTGAACTGGTTAGTTTTAAAGGTTTCTCAACTTTTCCAAGGTGTAATTTAA
- a CDS encoding PTS sugar transporter subunit IIB: MKKGKILVACGAGIATSTVVCNRVENLVKDNNLNAEVVQCKIAEVSSLQADADLIVSTTILPKQYDIPAIVATGYISGIGMEQIDQQILGHFKK, from the coding sequence ATGAAAAAAGGTAAAATTCTTGTAGCTTGTGGAGCTGGTATTGCAACATCAACAGTAGTATGTAACCGTGTAGAAAATTTGGTGAAAGATAATAACTTAAACGCTGAAGTAGTTCAATGTAAAATAGCAGAGGTTTCTTCACTTCAAGCAGATGCAGATTTAATTGTATCAACAACAATCCTTCCAAAACAATATGATATTCCTGCTATTGTAGCAACTGGTTATATTAGTGGAATCGGTATGGAGCAAATTGATCAGCAAATTCTTGGTCATTTTAAAAAGTAA
- a CDS encoding PTS sugar transporter subunit IIB: MNRQTILVACGAGIATSTVVLDHLEELVERENLKVELVQCKIAEVASLQSNADLIVSSTILPTKYSIPALSATAYISGIGMEELDKEILSYLKK, from the coding sequence TTGAACAGGCAAACAATACTGGTTGCTTGTGGCGCAGGGATTGCTACATCGACTGTTGTTCTTGATCATTTAGAAGAATTAGTTGAACGAGAAAATCTAAAGGTGGAGCTTGTTCAATGCAAAATAGCAGAAGTTGCTAGTTTACAGTCTAATGCAGATTTAATCGTTTCGAGCACAATATTACCAACAAAATATTCGATTCCGGCTCTTAGTGCAACCGCTTATATTAGTGGGATAGGAATGGAAGAATTAGACAAAGAAATTTTAAGTTATTTAAAAAAATAA
- a CDS encoding PTS sugar transporter subunit IIA: MAVASFIKESLVNVGLKVENQDQLFNAMFEKAYEQGFVKETFLPKIKERESIFPTGLSVNEYSIAIPHTDPEHVVEQFIAVSVLEKPVSFHLMEDNTKTTEVQAVLMLGLNQPHSQIEVLQELMQVIQVEDHLEKLIHAKDKSDITALFQSINVS, from the coding sequence ATGGCAGTTGCTTCATTTATTAAAGAAAGCTTAGTGAACGTCGGATTAAAGGTGGAAAATCAAGATCAGCTTTTTAATGCAATGTTTGAAAAGGCATATGAGCAGGGTTTTGTAAAAGAAACATTCCTACCAAAAATTAAGGAGAGAGAATCGATCTTCCCAACAGGACTAAGTGTCAATGAGTATAGTATCGCTATCCCTCATACTGATCCGGAGCATGTAGTGGAGCAATTTATCGCTGTTTCAGTTTTAGAAAAACCCGTATCCTTTCATTTAATGGAAGATAACACAAAAACAACGGAAGTTCAGGCGGTATTGATGCTTGGCCTGAATCAGCCACATAGTCAAATTGAAGTTCTACAAGAATTAATGCAGGTAATCCAAGTAGAAGATCATTTAGAAAAGCTTATTCATGCGAAGGATAAATCAGATATAACAGCATTATTTCAAAGTATTAACGTTTCCTGA
- a CDS encoding BglG family transcription antiterminator, producing MYLDERSNILLKEVLSNPDTSNIKLEKKFHLSRRQVSYSFQKINDWLESNNYPAIKRTNGGKFIISPVIMELFAEKTDEQADKHYIPSETERAQFILLYIISSDDELSLLHFTSALGVSKNTILRDMKTVQQMIEPYELEVSYSRMKGYELKGKEWNVRKLLVEVLENILSIYNGEIYIQKFINVPKDNLITIKERLAEVECSLNLQFIDERINLLPYILAVILKRIQKGKVIQDFYHIDYRSLSDTKEFIAAEILIKDIKHIPKEEHLFMTLQLLTSKILSAQFLADHQIPELTKALETFLHTFEYKACIAFKDKAALLERLVLHMKPAYYRMKYNLSTNYTMMEKVSEEFETIHFIVKDSIAPVEEYIGCPIPESELMFITIFVGGHLISSGETIQKKKKAVVVCPNGVSISRLMESTLRELFPEFYFHQALSIREFHQLNYQVDIIFSPVPLQTDTKQFVINRILSDFEKVQLRQRVLREIFDLNTSVINIEQLMGKIEKYASIKDKESLRDALQEHFTITTTSETQEPMTKTDLSLASLLTPEMITVVQSVEDWQQGIQIAAGQLLKNGSITENYVEEMLKQYPAMVQHIVLRNVIAIPHADPEAGVNRVGMSLLKIEDGIPFNEKVRVHFIVVLASTDKHKHLYALRQLMSISKNGEEISNLKISKNPEQLYEIIKKYS from the coding sequence ATGTATCTTGACGAAAGAAGTAATATTTTATTAAAGGAAGTATTAAGCAATCCTGATACTTCCAACATAAAGCTAGAGAAAAAATTTCACCTATCAAGAAGACAAGTTAGTTACAGTTTTCAGAAGATCAATGATTGGCTAGAATCGAATAATTATCCTGCTATTAAAAGAACAAATGGCGGAAAGTTCATTATTAGTCCAGTCATTATGGAGTTATTCGCTGAAAAGACAGATGAACAAGCGGATAAGCATTATATCCCATCTGAAACAGAAAGAGCTCAATTTATTCTATTGTATATTATCAGTAGCGATGATGAGCTGTCCTTACTTCATTTTACTAGTGCCTTAGGGGTAAGTAAAAATACGATTCTTCGGGATATGAAAACAGTTCAGCAAATGATTGAGCCTTATGAACTTGAGGTTAGTTATTCAAGAATGAAAGGTTATGAGTTAAAAGGGAAGGAATGGAATGTTCGTAAACTATTAGTGGAAGTACTAGAAAATATCTTATCTATATATAATGGCGAAATATATATTCAAAAGTTTATCAATGTACCTAAAGATAATTTGATTACGATAAAAGAAAGACTAGCAGAAGTCGAATGTAGTTTAAATCTCCAATTCATTGATGAACGAATTAACTTATTGCCATATATTTTAGCTGTAATATTAAAGCGTATACAAAAAGGAAAAGTAATCCAGGATTTTTACCATATTGATTATCGTTCCTTATCTGATACGAAAGAATTTATTGCAGCTGAGATTTTGATTAAAGATATTAAACATATTCCGAAAGAAGAACATCTGTTTATGACCTTGCAGCTGTTAACATCCAAGATATTATCAGCACAATTCTTAGCTGATCACCAAATCCCGGAGTTAACGAAAGCTTTGGAAACATTTCTTCATACTTTTGAGTACAAAGCATGTATTGCATTTAAGGATAAAGCGGCATTACTTGAAAGGTTAGTACTTCATATGAAGCCTGCTTATTACCGAATGAAATACAATCTATCGACGAATTACACAATGATGGAAAAAGTAAGCGAAGAATTCGAAACGATTCATTTTATTGTAAAGGATTCGATTGCTCCAGTAGAAGAATATATAGGATGTCCAATACCAGAAAGTGAATTAATGTTCATCACTATTTTTGTTGGAGGACATTTAATTAGCTCAGGAGAAACCATTCAGAAGAAGAAGAAAGCAGTTGTTGTTTGTCCTAACGGTGTATCTATCTCGCGTCTAATGGAAAGCACCCTACGTGAATTATTTCCTGAATTTTATTTTCATCAAGCTTTATCGATTCGGGAGTTTCACCAACTCAATTATCAAGTTGATATTATTTTTTCACCAGTACCATTACAAACGGATACAAAGCAATTTGTTATCAATCGGATACTATCAGACTTTGAAAAAGTTCAACTTAGACAGAGGGTACTTAGAGAAATATTTGACTTAAATACAAGTGTAATAAATATTGAGCAATTAATGGGGAAAATCGAGAAATATGCGTCTATAAAGGATAAAGAATCTTTGAGAGATGCGTTGCAAGAACATTTTACTATTACGACAACCAGTGAAACTCAGGAGCCAATGACAAAAACGGATTTATCGCTCGCATCTTTACTAACTCCTGAAATGATTACAGTCGTACAAAGCGTAGAAGACTGGCAGCAAGGAATACAAATAGCAGCTGGTCAGCTATTGAAAAATGGAAGCATCACAGAAAATTATGTAGAAGAAATGTTGAAACAGTATCCAGCAATGGTTCAACATATCGTATTAAGAAATGTGATTGCCATTCCTCATGCTGATCCTGAAGCTGGCGTAAATAGAGTCGGCATGAGCTTATTAAAAATAGAAGATGGTATCCCATTTAATGAGAAGGTTAGAGTCCATTTTATCGTAGTGCTTGCATCTACAGATAAGCATAAACATCTTTACGCGCTAAGACAGCTTATGAGCATATCAAAAAATGGCGAAGAAATCAGTAATCTAAAGATCAGCAAAAATCCAGAGCAATTATATGAAATTATCAAAAAATATTCTTAA